One region of Primulina tabacum isolate GXHZ01 chromosome 17, ASM2559414v2, whole genome shotgun sequence genomic DNA includes:
- the LOC142531178 gene encoding uncharacterized protein At5g39865-like, with translation MGCASSKEKVCHNCKAPYSPERRSYSIHSRRHSRGTGDSYHVVALTSSTLGSLRLDPLIRDHIIDDNGDDNVYLDQDHSVDDVKAVSESRGIDQEKATREQFEMGMIEAKTWSKMIDGKIPKIVPRTPIRTPPGEPETINAWEMMEGLEDNSPLRSGNKFRSFSFHLPFNDQPTHEKVKEKGDASPEPMWLDLADSDSNSNSNSNSNDTSIVSEFDPEVIASFRKALEEQLPPDNPFYLHPLGCALEASDEKDANSVGSGNKFVQRGTDKVIVYFTSLRGVRKTYEDCCHVRMILKGLGIKIDERDVSMDSGFKEELKELLGDRYGGCGLPRIFIGTNYIGGAEEIRQLHEEGKLEKILESCEIVDDSGGVGNGSGNICAACGDVRFVPCETCSGSCKIYYEADYDEDGVEHECGFHKCPDCNENGLIRCPICCD, from the coding sequence ATGGGTTGTGCTTCGTCCAAAGAAAAAGTATGCCATAATTGCAAGGCGCCGTATTCGCCCGAAAGGCGGAGCTACTCGATTCACTCGCGCCGCCATTCTCGAGGGACGGGGGATAGCTACCATGTGGTGGCTCTTACTTCATCCACATTGGGTTCTTTGAGGCTTGATCCGTTGATTCGGGATCATATTATCGATGACAATGGCGACGACAATGTTTATTTGGATCAAGATCACAGTGTTGATGATGTTAAGGCAGTGTCTGAAAGTAGGGGAATTGATCAAGAAAAGGCAACCAGAGAGCAATTTGAAATGGGGATGATTGAGGCCAAGACTTGGTCTAAAATGATCGACGGGAAAATCCCGAAGATCGTCCCTAGAACTCCCATTAGAACCCCTCCTGGTGAGCCGGAGACGATCAATGCTTGGGAAATGATGGAGGGCCTTGAGGACAACAGTCCTCTTAGGTCGGGTAATAAGTTTCGTAGCTTTTCGTTTCACCTTCCGTTTAATGATCAACCAACTCACGAAAAAGTGAAGGAGAAAGGTGATGCTTCGCCTGAGCCAATGTGGTTAGATTTGGCCGATAGTGATTCCAACTCCAACTCGAACTCCAACTCGAACGATACTTCAATAGTATCTGAATTTGATCCTGAAGTGATTGCTTCATTTAGAAAGGCACTAGAAGAGCAGCTCCCACCAGACAATCCATTTTACCTCCACCCATTAGGTTGTGCATTGGAAGCATCAGATGAGAAGGATGCGAATAGCGTTGGCTCGGGTAACAAGTTCGTGCAACGTGGTACAGACAAGGTGATTGTGTATTTTACGAGCCTAAGAGGCGTGAGAAAGACATACGAGGATTGCTGTCATGTTCGAATGATTTTGAAGGGATTAGGCATCAAGATTGATGAGAGAGACGTATCCATGGATTCAGGGTTCAAGGAGGAGTTGAAAGAATTGTTAGGGGACAGATATGGTGGCTGTGGCTTGCCGAGAATTTTCATCGGCACGAATTATATCGGTGGGGCTGAGGAAATACGGCAGTTGCACGAGGAGGGGAAGCTCGAAAAAATACTCGAAAGTTGTGAAATTGTAGATGATAGTGGGGGAGTAGGTAATGGGAGTGGTAACATTTGTGCAGCTTGTGGAGATGTAAGATTCGTGCCATGTGAGACATGTTCGGGGAGCTGTAAAATATACTACGAGGCCGATTACGACGAAGACGGAGTCGAGCACGAATGTGGTTTTCATAAATGTCCTGATTGCAATGAAAATGGGCTTATACGATGTCCGATCTGTTGTGATTGA